A single genomic interval of Pseudorca crassidens isolate mPseCra1 chromosome 19, mPseCra1.hap1, whole genome shotgun sequence harbors:
- the ENGASE gene encoding cytosolic endo-beta-N-acetylglucosaminidase isoform X5, whose product MEAAGPRTRAAARRRGRRLRAPATLKEQRDPQPGGRLLQRRIEEDQEEAVFREVVSFTPDPLPVRYYDKDTTKPISFYLSSLEELLAWMPNMEDGFNVALGPPECRQPPLSSRRPRTLMCHDMMGGYLDDKFIQGSATQNPYSFYHWQYIDIFVYFSHHTVTIPPVGWTNAAHRHGVCVLGTFITEWKEGERLCEAFLAGDERSYQAVARQLVLIAQFFRFDGWLINIENSLSLAAVGNVPHFLRYLTTQLHQQVPRGLVLWYDSVVSSGQLTWQDELNEHNRVFFDSCDGFFTNYNWREEHLERMLGQAGERLADVYVGVDVFARGNVVGGRFHTDKSLELIRKHGFSVALFAPGWVYECLEKGDFFQNQDKFWNLLERYLPTHSICSLPFVSSFCLGMGTRRVCYGQEEAVGPWYHLSAQEIQPLFGEHRLEGDGRGWVKMHCCLEDAWNGGSSLLIRGLIPPEVGNVSVRLFSLQVPVPPKVFLSMVYKLEGPSAVGVALELTTGDAGSCHVGGISALSAETSSRRSPRPLRMPPTKLAKWVGRCGQQLSGGWVQRIHFGMELPVARGL is encoded by the exons ATGGAGGCCGCGGGCCCCCGGACCCGGGCGGCTGCGCGGCGGCGGGGCCGGCGGCTGCGGGCGCCGGCGACCCTGAAGGAGCAGCGGGATCCCCAGCCAGGCGGGCGGCTGCTGCAGAGGAG AATTGAAGAGGATCAAGAAGAAGCAGTCTTTCGAGAAGTGGTCAGTTTTACCCCAGACCCTTTGCCAG TTCGATATTATGACAAGGACACCACCAAACCCATCAGCTTTTACTTGTCTTCCCTGGAGGAACTCTTGGCATGGATGCCCAACATGGAGGACGGCTTTAACGTGGCCTTAGGGCCCCCCGAGTGTCGGCAGCCCCCTCTGAGCAGCAGGAGGCCCCGGACTTTGATGTGCCATGACATGATGGGCGGGTACCTGGATGACAA GTTTATTCAGGGCTCAGCCACGCAGAACCCCTATTCCTTCTACCACTGGCAGTACATCGACATCTTTGTGTACTTCAGCCATCACACGGTCACCATCCCCCCAGTAGGCTGGACCAACGCTGCCCACAGGCATGGGGTCTGTGTGCTGG GGACTTTCATCACCGAATGGAAAGAAGGGGAGCGGCTCTGTGAGGCCTTTCTGGCTGGGGACGAGCGCTCATACCAGGCGGTGGCCCGTCAGCTGGTCCTGATTGCCCAGTTTTTCCGATTCGATGGCTGGCTGATCAACATCGAGAACTCTCTGAGT CTGGCCGCCGTGGGGAACGTGCCCCACTTCCTCCGGTACCTGACCACTCAGCTGCATCAACAGGTCCCCAGGGGCCTGGTGCTCTGGTATGATAGCGTGGTGAGCAGCGGGCAACTCACGTGGCAGGATGAGCTCAACGAGCACAACAG GGTCTTCTTCGATTCCTGCGATGGCTTCTTCACCAACTATAACTGGCGGGAGGAACATCTGGAGCGGATGCTGGGGCAGGCTGGGGAGCGCCTGGCCGACGTGTACGTGGGAGTGGATGTGTTCGCCCGGGGCAATGTCGTCGGGGGCCGGTTCCACACGGACAAG TCACTGGAGCTGATCCGGAAGCACGGGTTCTCGGTGGCTCTGTTCGCACCTGGCTGGGTGTACGAGTGTTTGGAGAAGGGGGATTTCTTCCAGAACCAGGACAA GTTCTGGAATTTGCTGGAACGCTATCTGCCCACGCACAGCATCTGCTCCTTGCCCTTtgtctcttccttctgcctgggcaTGGGGACTCGAAGAGTCTGTTATGGCCAG GAGGAGGCCGTGGGGCCCTGGTACCACCTGAGTGCCCAGGAAATCCAGCCCCTGTTTGGAGAGCACAGGCTGGAAGGGGACGGACGGGGCTGGGTGAAGATGCACTGCTGCCTGGAAGATGCCTGGAACGGGGGCAGCTCTCTGCTTATCCGGGGGCTGATTCCACCTGAGGTTGGAAACGTGTCTGTGAG GTTATTCTCCCTGCAGGTCCCAGTGCCGCCCAAGGTTTTCCTGTCCATGGTGTACAAGCTAGAAGGACCTTCGGCTGTGGGGGTGGCTTTGGAGCTCACCACGGGGGACGCAGGCAGCTGTCACGTGGGAGGCATCTCGGCGCTGAGCG CAGAAACGAGCTCAAGGCGCAGTCCCCGACCCCTCCGGATGCCCCCGACCAAGCTGGCCAAATGGGTGGGCCGCTGCGGCCAGCAGCTCAGCGGGGGCTGGGTCCAGCG GATCCACTTTGGGATGGAGCTCCCTGTGGCTCGGGGCCTCTGA